In a genomic window of Penaeus vannamei isolate JL-2024 chromosome 10, ASM4276789v1, whole genome shotgun sequence:
- the LOC113820976 gene encoding serine protease inhibitor dipetalogastin — protein sequence MKCLLILPFLLFGAVQGRGTRGCNQICPKEVNPVCGSDGIIYSSSCDLKRQTCGKQERVVAVSDEQCLRANGGKCDHRCTSLLDPVCGSDGRTYLNRCIFRVEQCRSGATFAHYGACSNDTNPCPSDCSDKPLDGPVCGSDGNVYNSTCDLEYRTCGQKVVKTSYKHCQTTKHCQDVCFFSFKPVCASNGRMYNSKCQMKMLNCGKHIFQTPMVHCRPQERVPGGCPITCEGETLSPVCGSDGNIYDHKCDMRRLTCGSGSAGSVYEVDIEKCRKRFEKCERIVCPSTLDPVCGTDSNTYTNYCLLHKAHCKKGVELAHYGVCPDMTTTEECPKLCPQKAEEYPVCGSDGNVYSSVCEMKRRTCNQKVVPVALHHCQATKHCYDQCQEEDGGAVCGSDNKMYRNVCEMKAKNCGRHVFEVPIKNCLAGFNFIKCLKFCPPMFDPVCGTDGKTYSNECFLQMENCRTRSLGRSLVTRIYHGKCGQPVPEAKLYMFR from the exons GCGCGGTGCAAGGGAGAGGGACACGAGGCTGCAACCAGATCTGTCCCAAAGAAGTGAATCCCGTATGTGGAAGTGACGGCATCATCTACTCCAGCTCTTGTGATTTGAAGAGACAGACATgcggaaagcaagagagag TGGTGGCAGTGTCCGACGAGCAGTGCCTCAGAGCCAACGGTGGGAAATGCGACCACCGATGCACGTCGCTGCTGGACCCCGTGTGTGGCTCTGACGGGAGGACCTACCTCAACAGGTGTATCTTCAGGGTGGAGCAGTGCAG GTCGGGTGCCACCTTTGCCCACTACGGCGCCTGCTCCAATGACACCAACCCTTGCCCAAGCGACTGCTCAGACAAGCCCCTGGACGGCCCTGTCTGCGGCTCTGACGGGAATGTTTACAACTCGACCTGCGACCTGGAATACAGGACTTGCGG TCAAAAGGTCGTCAAGACATCATACAAGCACTGCCAGACGACCAAGCACTGCCAAGATGTGTGCTTCTTCTCCTTTAAGCCTGTGTGTGCTTCCAACGGCCGTATGTACAACAGCAAGTGTCAGATGAAGATGTTGAACTGCGG caAACACATCTTCCAGACCCCGATGGTGCACTGCCGACCCCAGGAGCGTGTCCCCGGTGGCTGCCCTATCACCTGTGAGGGAGAGACACTGTCCCCCGTGTGTGGTTCTGACGGAAATATCTACGACCACAAATGCGACATGAGGAGACTGACATGCGG atcgggAAGTGCAGGTTCGGTCTATGAAGTTGACATCGAGAAGTGCCGAAAGAGGTTCGAGAAGTGCGAGCGAATCGTATGCCCCAGCACTCTGGACCCGGTGTGTGGTACTGACAGCAATACTTACACCAACTACTGCCTGTTGCACAAGGCTCATTGCAA GAAGGGCGTAGAGCTTGCCCACTACGGCGTGTGCCCTGACATGACCACCACCGAAGAATGCCCAAAGTTGTGCCCACAGAAGGCCGAGGAATACCCCGTCTGTGGTTCTGACGGCAATGTGTACAGTTCTGTCtgcgagatgaagaggaggacctGCAATCAGAA GGTCGTTCCCGTGGCACTGCATCACTGCCAGGCCACCAAGCACTGCTATGACCAGTGCCAGGAAGAGGACGGAGGTGCCGTGTGTGGCTCAGATAACAAGATGTACCGAAATGTCTGCGAAATGAAAGCCAAGAACTGCGG tCGCCACGTCTTCGAAGTCCCCATCAAGAACTGCCTCGCGGGTTTCAACTTCATCAAATGCCTGAAGTTCTGCCCGCCCATGTTCGACCCTGTGTGCGGTACCGACGGCAAGACCTACAGCAATGAGTGTTTCCTTCAGATGGAGAACTGCCGCACCCGCAGTCTTGGCCGCAGTCTTGTTACCCGCATTTATCATGGCAAGTGCGGCCAGCCAGTTCCCGAGGCGAAACTTTACATGTTCAGATAA
- the LOC113820948 gene encoding uncharacterized protein isoform X1: protein MCFLSPFSSRAAGETLKALVVRWVVLSLLSAVCSAEYTSLKETAPGCQSSDDHLECNVTNCTEGVKFDTDDWSGKKTKNITVTGAKALHLISQRGVERIVWYFVDCSDVRVDDPGSDPLAHLRVTNSKVTSITRVAGVLKGTGSVFEKVNIDSIHQFDFHQSQISRLAIRATQKKSTIIESEVEVVDFLEVEGQFLFEITQSNITEIKKFIFNTTDNDSRIVGTNIGTIGREGFVVSGNKLLLEDVKITTLAPRAFLVRSNLVLRNSQIQHAESDSFVLENGSIDLENVMIGDKNVSFSIDKASGGLLVLALILPQSSNATGIAVGIPLSLLFGILCGAGLAYLILRRRMQGQDRSQDNMELLPSTDPVPALPSNPPPPTPTPQHQTLQEEKDLSDDEIYEEYDEVTNQAPAPPKSVNLLPGSHLLKPSNHLSPPAGAHSNGGPPAPSLAAPRPAPPELPRRESPSPQPPSREGAPLPNKPPPPARQPPVSENKPQLPKPQLPKPISKPEETSSAGDCDLEIYDEVSEQYVPAPPPTAQRPPIPGGKPSFLHRGNEAQTSPRSPPGVDPEKSRFVLPGLPKGRVDPPGPKPPGNAVGPPAPLARPWGKPRTPQWPPVTPSKPPPPPSELKPSSGSVSVEDDDEAIYETVPE from the exons AtgtgttttctctctccgttttcttcgaGGGCGGCAGGGGAGACTCTCAAGGCGCTGGTGGTAAGATG GGTCGTCCTATCCCTCCTAAGCGCCGTTTGCTCTGCTGAATATACTTCGCTGAAGGAAACGGCTCCAGGATGTCAGAGCTCGGATGATCATCTCGAATGTAATGTGACCAACTGTACCGAG GGGGTGAAGTTTGACACTGACGACTGGTCGGGAAAGAAAACCAAGAACATCACAGTGACGGGAGCGAAGGCCCTTCATCTGATCTCCCAGCGAGGTGTGGAAAGAATAGTTTGGTATTTCGTCGACTGTTCGGACGTGAGAGTGGACGATCCAGGCAGCGATCCTCTCGCCCACCTGCGCGTTACTAACTCGAAAGTCACGAGTATCACCAGGGTCGCCGGGGTTCTTAAAGGAACCGGGTCCGTCTTCGAGAAGGTGAACATCGATAGCATTCATCAGTTTGATTTCCACCAGTCGCAGATTTCCCGACTGGCCATCCGCGCCACTCAGAAGAAGTCTACGATCATCGAGTCTGAAGTGGAGGTCGTGGACTTCTTAGAGGTCGAAGGTCAGTTCCTCTTCGAGATAACACAAAGCAACATCACGGAGATCAAAAAGTTTATCTTTAACACAACGGATAACGATTCCCGCATCGTCGGTACGAATATCGGGACCATAGGGCGGGAGGGCTTCGTGGTTTCCGGCAATAAGCTGCTGCTGGAGGATGTCAAGATCACGACCCTGGCTCCTAGGGCCTTCCTCGTCCGCAGCAACCTCGTCTTACGGAACAGCCAGATCCAGCACGCCGAGAGCGACAGCTTTGTGCTGGAAAATGGGAGCATCGATTTAGAGAACGTGATGATCGGGGACAAGAACGTGTCGTTCAGTATCGACAAAGCCAGCGGGGGACTGCTCGTGTTGGCGCTCATACTTCCTCAATCCTCAAACGCAACTGGAATTGCTGTAGGAATACCGCTGAGTCTCCTCTTTGGCATCCTTTGCGGAGCAGGCTTGGCGTACCTTATCCTGCGAAGGAGAATGCAAGGCCAGGACCGTTCGCAGGATAACATGGAGTTGCTTCCGAGCACGGACCCCGTGcccgcccttccctccaaccccccgccGCCCACCCCGACGCCACAGCACCAGACCCTTCAGGAGGAAAAGGACCTTAGCGACGACGAAATCTATGAGGAATACGATGAGGTCACCAACCAAGCCCCTGCCCCTCCGAAGAGCGTCAACCTCCTGCCGGGGAGCCACTTGCTCAAACCTTCCAACCACCTCTCGCCTCCGGCCGGCGCGCACTCGAACGGCGGTCCTCCTGCCCCCTCGCTGGCCgcgcctcgccccgcccccccggAACTTCCTCGGCGAGAGAGCCCATCGCCTCAGCCTCCGAGCAGGGAAGGGGCTCCTCTACCGAACaagccgcccccgcccgcccgccagccacCCGTGTCCGAGAACAAGCCACAGCTGCCCAAGCCACAGCTGCCCAAGCCCATCAGCAAACCCGAAGAGACGTCCTCGGCAGGCGACTGCGACCTGGAGATCTACGACGAGGTCAGTGAGCAGTATGTCCCTGCGCCGCCACCGACTGCCCAGCGCCCTCCGATCCCCGGGGGCAAACCGTCCTTCCTCCACAGGGGCAACGAAGCCCAAACCAGCCCGCGATCTCCCCCTGGGGTCGACCCTGAGAAGTCACGTTTCGTACTTCCAGGGTTGCCGAAGGGACGGGTTGATCCGCCCGGGCCGAAACCCCCTGGAAACGCAGTAGGGCCGCCAGCTCCCCTGGCTCGCCCGTGGGGGAAGCCACGCACTCCACAGTGGCCTCCTGTCACACCCTccaagccgccgccgccgccctccgaGCTGAAACCTTCGTCGGGGAGCGTCAGCgtcgaggacgacgacgaagccATCTACGAAACGGTGCCGGAGTGA
- the LOC113820948 gene encoding uncharacterized protein isoform X2: MGVKFDTDDWSGKKTKNITVTGAKALHLISQRGVERIVWYFVDCSDVRVDDPGSDPLAHLRVTNSKVTSITRVAGVLKGTGSVFEKVNIDSIHQFDFHQSQISRLAIRATQKKSTIIESEVEVVDFLEVEGQFLFEITQSNITEIKKFIFNTTDNDSRIVGTNIGTIGREGFVVSGNKLLLEDVKITTLAPRAFLVRSNLVLRNSQIQHAESDSFVLENGSIDLENVMIGDKNVSFSIDKASGGLLVLALILPQSSNATGIAVGIPLSLLFGILCGAGLAYLILRRRMQGQDRSQDNMELLPSTDPVPALPSNPPPPTPTPQHQTLQEEKDLSDDEIYEEYDEVTNQAPAPPKSVNLLPGSHLLKPSNHLSPPAGAHSNGGPPAPSLAAPRPAPPELPRRESPSPQPPSREGAPLPNKPPPPARQPPVSENKPQLPKPQLPKPISKPEETSSAGDCDLEIYDEVSEQYVPAPPPTAQRPPIPGGKPSFLHRGNEAQTSPRSPPGVDPEKSRFVLPGLPKGRVDPPGPKPPGNAVGPPAPLARPWGKPRTPQWPPVTPSKPPPPPSELKPSSGSVSVEDDDEAIYETVPE; encoded by the exons ATG GGGGTGAAGTTTGACACTGACGACTGGTCGGGAAAGAAAACCAAGAACATCACAGTGACGGGAGCGAAGGCCCTTCATCTGATCTCCCAGCGAGGTGTGGAAAGAATAGTTTGGTATTTCGTCGACTGTTCGGACGTGAGAGTGGACGATCCAGGCAGCGATCCTCTCGCCCACCTGCGCGTTACTAACTCGAAAGTCACGAGTATCACCAGGGTCGCCGGGGTTCTTAAAGGAACCGGGTCCGTCTTCGAGAAGGTGAACATCGATAGCATTCATCAGTTTGATTTCCACCAGTCGCAGATTTCCCGACTGGCCATCCGCGCCACTCAGAAGAAGTCTACGATCATCGAGTCTGAAGTGGAGGTCGTGGACTTCTTAGAGGTCGAAGGTCAGTTCCTCTTCGAGATAACACAAAGCAACATCACGGAGATCAAAAAGTTTATCTTTAACACAACGGATAACGATTCCCGCATCGTCGGTACGAATATCGGGACCATAGGGCGGGAGGGCTTCGTGGTTTCCGGCAATAAGCTGCTGCTGGAGGATGTCAAGATCACGACCCTGGCTCCTAGGGCCTTCCTCGTCCGCAGCAACCTCGTCTTACGGAACAGCCAGATCCAGCACGCCGAGAGCGACAGCTTTGTGCTGGAAAATGGGAGCATCGATTTAGAGAACGTGATGATCGGGGACAAGAACGTGTCGTTCAGTATCGACAAAGCCAGCGGGGGACTGCTCGTGTTGGCGCTCATACTTCCTCAATCCTCAAACGCAACTGGAATTGCTGTAGGAATACCGCTGAGTCTCCTCTTTGGCATCCTTTGCGGAGCAGGCTTGGCGTACCTTATCCTGCGAAGGAGAATGCAAGGCCAGGACCGTTCGCAGGATAACATGGAGTTGCTTCCGAGCACGGACCCCGTGcccgcccttccctccaaccccccgccGCCCACCCCGACGCCACAGCACCAGACCCTTCAGGAGGAAAAGGACCTTAGCGACGACGAAATCTATGAGGAATACGATGAGGTCACCAACCAAGCCCCTGCCCCTCCGAAGAGCGTCAACCTCCTGCCGGGGAGCCACTTGCTCAAACCTTCCAACCACCTCTCGCCTCCGGCCGGCGCGCACTCGAACGGCGGTCCTCCTGCCCCCTCGCTGGCCgcgcctcgccccgcccccccggAACTTCCTCGGCGAGAGAGCCCATCGCCTCAGCCTCCGAGCAGGGAAGGGGCTCCTCTACCGAACaagccgcccccgcccgcccgccagccacCCGTGTCCGAGAACAAGCCACAGCTGCCCAAGCCACAGCTGCCCAAGCCCATCAGCAAACCCGAAGAGACGTCCTCGGCAGGCGACTGCGACCTGGAGATCTACGACGAGGTCAGTGAGCAGTATGTCCCTGCGCCGCCACCGACTGCCCAGCGCCCTCCGATCCCCGGGGGCAAACCGTCCTTCCTCCACAGGGGCAACGAAGCCCAAACCAGCCCGCGATCTCCCCCTGGGGTCGACCCTGAGAAGTCACGTTTCGTACTTCCAGGGTTGCCGAAGGGACGGGTTGATCCGCCCGGGCCGAAACCCCCTGGAAACGCAGTAGGGCCGCCAGCTCCCCTGGCTCGCCCGTGGGGGAAGCCACGCACTCCACAGTGGCCTCCTGTCACACCCTccaagccgccgccgccgccctccgaGCTGAAACCTTCGTCGGGGAGCGTCAGCgtcgaggacgacgacgaagccATCTACGAAACGGTGCCGGAGTGA